In Terriglobia bacterium, a single window of DNA contains:
- a CDS encoding DotU family type IV/VI secretion system protein: MSAVEESTSLLLLQFRDFYGEMIKLKRLIKSGTPLDAGGAPEQTPGERAAIAVADRVIAVMEQEALVAGRRGADYTGIYTQAQYVMAALADEILLHQLEWIGKEAWNTHLIEYRLFRTRVAGEEFFNRLDRLLQTPDPMYKDLATIYLLAIMLGFRGKYWANNDRGRIDYYRRQLFTFIFHGQPELHKDTKKLFPEAYLHTVEEGAGRKVPQVKLWFILLAVMVVVYFFISRSIWVNSTAELDRITTRIEALSR, from the coding sequence ATGAGCGCTGTCGAAGAGAGTACGTCTCTCCTTCTGCTCCAGTTCCGCGACTTCTACGGCGAGATGATCAAGCTCAAGCGGCTGATCAAGTCGGGTACGCCGCTCGATGCCGGCGGCGCGCCGGAGCAGACGCCGGGTGAGCGCGCGGCGATCGCGGTCGCGGATCGCGTGATCGCCGTCATGGAACAGGAGGCGCTGGTCGCCGGACGCCGTGGGGCCGATTACACCGGGATCTACACCCAGGCGCAATACGTGATGGCGGCGCTCGCCGACGAGATCCTCCTGCACCAGCTCGAATGGATCGGCAAGGAGGCCTGGAACACGCATCTGATCGAATACCGCCTGTTCCGCACCCGCGTGGCAGGCGAAGAATTCTTCAACCGGCTCGACCGTCTTCTGCAGACGCCCGATCCGATGTACAAGGACCTGGCGACGATCTATCTGCTTGCCATCATGCTCGGCTTCCGCGGCAAATATTGGGCGAACAACGACCGCGGCAGGATCGATTACTATCGCCGGCAATTATTCACCTTCATATTCCACGGCCAGCCCGAGCTTCATAAGGACACGAAAAAGCTGTTTCCGGAAGCGTATCTTCACACGGTCGAAGAAGGCGCCGGACGCAAGGTGCCGCAGGTGAAGCTCTGGTTCATTCTGCTGGCTGTGATGGTTGTCGTCTATTTCTTCATCTCGCGATCGATCTGGGTGAACTCGACAGCGGAACTGGACAGAATTACAACTCGCATCGAAGCGCTGTCGCGGTAG
- the tssK gene encoding type VI secretion system baseplate subunit TssK has translation MAGAHELPEAIQWHEGMLLAPQHFQQLSLRQEELLSYHLRMVAPFHWGLTHLRHDTVLLVSGTYRITELEGIMPDGLVVSRDSQESDALELDLTPMADDMKQHPVTLNLVVASRKLGEPPIKGDLPRYGSIEGIPTVDENTGESELRIPRLRPKLSIVAGDSIPKKYSGFPVAQVSLKDETYTLTDFITPTVQVPLHSPLGDMCSSVARRLRQKAVFLSEQTRSPALATEGAAFVEMKETIKSLVLGLPHLEAALYTGAAHPLTLYLALCLVSGELSSLGPGMVPPMLAPYNHDDLRATFIQIRDFLFKMLDFIHEAYNAISFTYQKGRWNLPLLAVWMREKLTIGVRANVGQTEDSVAEWFEKSIIGSQPRIEGMMTRRILGPQRQRVDKDQELGLVATAGVALYSVKFDPLYIELGEPLQVFNPEAGEAKRPADIILYVKP, from the coding sequence ATGGCCGGCGCGCATGAACTTCCCGAGGCGATCCAGTGGCATGAAGGAATGCTGCTGGCGCCGCAGCATTTCCAGCAACTGAGTCTGCGCCAGGAAGAGCTGCTGTCGTATCACCTGAGAATGGTGGCTCCGTTTCACTGGGGACTGACGCATCTCAGGCACGATACGGTCCTCCTTGTCAGCGGCACCTACCGCATCACGGAACTCGAAGGGATTATGCCGGATGGCCTGGTCGTTTCACGCGACAGCCAGGAATCGGACGCATTGGAACTCGATCTCACGCCAATGGCGGACGACATGAAGCAGCATCCGGTGACGCTCAATCTTGTTGTAGCTTCGCGGAAACTGGGCGAACCTCCCATCAAAGGCGATCTTCCCCGCTACGGCTCGATCGAAGGCATTCCCACCGTCGACGAGAATACCGGCGAAAGCGAACTGCGGATTCCGCGGCTGCGGCCGAAGCTGAGTATTGTTGCGGGAGACTCGATTCCGAAGAAGTATTCCGGATTTCCTGTGGCCCAGGTTTCGTTGAAGGACGAGACCTACACGCTGACGGACTTCATCACGCCCACGGTTCAGGTTCCGCTCCATTCTCCTCTGGGTGATATGTGTTCCTCTGTAGCGAGGCGTCTGCGGCAGAAGGCGGTCTTTCTCTCGGAGCAGACCCGCTCGCCGGCGCTCGCTACCGAAGGCGCTGCGTTCGTGGAAATGAAGGAGACCATCAAGTCGCTTGTCCTGGGCTTGCCTCATCTGGAGGCCGCGCTTTATACGGGAGCGGCGCATCCGTTGACGCTGTATCTGGCTTTATGCCTGGTGTCCGGAGAGCTTTCCTCGCTGGGTCCCGGCATGGTTCCGCCAATGCTTGCCCCGTACAATCACGACGATCTGCGGGCGACCTTCATCCAGATTCGCGACTTCCTGTTCAAGATGCTCGATTTCATTCACGAGGCATACAACGCGATCTCGTTCACGTACCAGAAGGGCCGCTGGAACCTGCCTCTGCTCGCCGTCTGGATGCGTGAGAAATTAACCATCGGCGTGCGCGCGAATGTCGGGCAGACGGAAGATTCGGTGGCCGAGTGGTTCGAGAAGAGCATCATCGGATCCCAGCCGCGCATCGAAGGAATGATGACGCGCCGCATTCTCGGACCGCAGCGCCAGCGCGTCGACAAGGATCAGGAACTCGGTCTGGTGGCGACGGCCGGAGTCGCGCTCTACTCGGTGAAGTTTGATCCGCTGTACATCGAGCTGGGCGAGCCGCTTCAAGTATTCAATCCTGAGGCTGGAGAGGCGAAGCGTCCCGCCGATATCATCCTGTACGTCAAACCATGA
- a CDS encoding protein phosphatase 2C domain-containing protein gives MRISLRIFWTPKRGNTAEEYEDAFWPPAPLDLDSKLFRFAVADGATETSFARSWAQLLTRAYCRDYLSEKKIRKHLPQLEQQWNSSIGKAALPWYAEEKLSHGAFATVLGLTVLEGTWQSTAIGDSCLFQVRDGRLLTAFPMTEAGDFNNRPPLLSSNKRNWNDELAHICRAQGTWQPNDVFYLMTDAIACWFLQCSTVGALCERASAVIDRAYSCAGEFEESIESLRDAGMRNDDVTLLRISVQ, from the coding sequence ATGCGGATTTCGCTCCGCATTTTCTGGACTCCGAAACGCGGGAATACCGCTGAAGAGTACGAAGATGCGTTCTGGCCTCCCGCGCCGCTGGACCTCGACTCGAAGTTGTTCCGCTTTGCCGTAGCGGATGGCGCAACGGAAACCTCGTTTGCGCGTTCGTGGGCGCAGCTTCTGACGCGCGCCTACTGCCGCGATTATCTCAGCGAAAAAAAGATCCGGAAGCATCTGCCGCAGCTCGAGCAGCAGTGGAATTCGTCGATCGGGAAAGCGGCGCTGCCATGGTACGCCGAAGAGAAGCTGAGCCATGGAGCGTTCGCCACAGTGCTCGGGTTGACGGTGTTGGAAGGTACGTGGCAGTCGACGGCGATCGGCGACAGCTGCCTGTTTCAGGTAAGAGACGGCCGTCTCCTCACCGCCTTTCCGATGACGGAGGCCGGAGACTTCAATAACCGCCCGCCGCTGCTTTCAAGCAACAAGCGAAACTGGAACGACGAGCTTGCGCACATTTGCCGGGCGCAGGGTACCTGGCAGCCGAACGATGTCTTCTACCTGATGACGGATGCGATCGCGTGCTGGTTTCTGCAGTGTTCCACTGTAGGCGCGCTCTGTGAGCGCGCAAGCGCGGTCATCGACCGCGCCTACAGCTGTGCAGGCGAGTTCGAGGAATCGATCGAGTCCCTGCGCGATGCGGGCATGAGAAACGACGACGTCACGCTGCTGAGGATCTCAGTCCAATGA
- a CDS encoding VWA domain-containing protein yields MSYVAEISRVKPSCFIFLIDQSGSMQEGWGGEAGKSKAEALSTIINRLLQNLVLKCAKSEGVRDYYDVGVIGYGAAVGPAFSGPLAGKELVPIGEIANQPARVEERAKKIDDGAGGLVDQTIKFPVWFDSIASGGTPMCQAMGRAQSILGRWVNEQPTSFPPIVINITDGAATDGDPAGAAMALKDLKTEDGQLLLFNIHVSSTPASPIEFPGDESMLPDDYARNLFRMSSPLPDYMKNIAMEEGIPVGSSPRGFVFNGDMVSVIRFLDIGTRPTSLR; encoded by the coding sequence ATGTCCTACGTTGCAGAGATCAGCAGAGTAAAACCGTCGTGTTTTATTTTTCTCATCGACCAGTCCGGATCGATGCAGGAAGGTTGGGGAGGAGAGGCGGGCAAGAGCAAGGCCGAAGCGCTTTCCACCATTATTAACAGGTTGCTCCAGAACCTCGTGCTGAAGTGCGCTAAATCGGAAGGCGTGCGCGATTACTACGACGTCGGCGTGATCGGTTATGGCGCGGCCGTCGGTCCGGCTTTCAGCGGCCCGCTTGCCGGCAAAGAACTTGTTCCAATCGGAGAAATCGCCAACCAGCCGGCGCGTGTCGAAGAACGCGCCAAGAAAATCGATGACGGGGCGGGCGGCCTGGTCGACCAGACGATCAAATTCCCCGTCTGGTTCGATTCCATCGCCAGCGGCGGCACGCCGATGTGTCAGGCGATGGGCCGGGCCCAATCGATCCTGGGACGCTGGGTGAACGAGCAGCCGACAAGTTTCCCTCCGATTGTCATCAACATTACCGATGGAGCCGCAACCGACGGCGACCCGGCCGGCGCCGCCATGGCGCTCAAAGATCTGAAAACCGAAGACGGCCAGCTCCTCCTTTTTAATATCCACGTTTCATCGACTCCGGCATCGCCGATTGAGTTTCCGGGCGATGAGTCCATGCTGCCGGATGATTACGCGCGGAATCTCTTCCGCATGTCGAGCCCGCTTCCGGATTACATGAAGAACATCGCCATGGAGGAAGGCATTCCGGTCGGAAGCTCTCCTCGCGGATTTGTTTTCAACGGAGACATGGTCTCGGTCATCCGGTTTCTCGATATCGGAACGCGGCCGACCAGTCTTCGATGA
- a CDS encoding alpha/beta hydrolase yields MRRLIGRLWLSLAAAVPAFGRLLPPPVWAAYAANEYLVFPNLTYFTAGNDEVKLDVYKRSDAAGPQPTVVFMHGGFWAAGSKEASLLSLVPWFEMGLNVVNVEYRLAQAALAPAAVEDCLCALRFVCSHAKTYGIDTARIVLTGESAGAHLALITGMQLPTAAAIINWYGITDVQDVIEGPHRAPAAMQWLGGLPDREAMAHRVSPLTHVRPGLPPILTIHGDADTTVPYDHAVRLHDALAKAGVPNQLLTIAGGKHGNFTPQERRRIFATIREFLRQNDVL; encoded by the coding sequence ATGCGCCGCCTCATCGGCCGCCTCTGGCTGTCTTTGGCGGCTGCTGTGCCTGCCTTTGGCCGGTTGCTGCCGCCCCCGGTGTGGGCCGCGTATGCCGCGAACGAATATCTGGTCTTCCCGAACCTGACGTATTTCACTGCCGGCAACGACGAAGTGAAGCTCGATGTTTACAAGCGGAGCGATGCCGCGGGCCCGCAACCCACGGTCGTTTTCATGCACGGCGGGTTTTGGGCGGCCGGTTCCAAAGAGGCCTCCTTGCTGTCGCTTGTTCCGTGGTTCGAGATGGGATTGAACGTTGTCAATGTCGAGTATCGTCTCGCGCAGGCCGCCCTTGCGCCTGCGGCTGTCGAGGATTGCTTATGCGCACTGCGGTTTGTCTGTAGCCATGCAAAGACATACGGCATTGATACAGCGCGCATCGTGCTTACCGGGGAATCCGCAGGCGCACACCTCGCTCTCATTACGGGAATGCAGCTTCCCACGGCCGCTGCCATCATCAATTGGTACGGCATTACGGACGTTCAGGATGTGATCGAAGGGCCGCACCGCGCGCCTGCCGCGATGCAATGGCTCGGCGGCCTGCCGGACCGCGAAGCGATGGCGCATCGGGTTTCACCTTTGACACATGTCCGGCCCGGACTTCCGCCGATTCTTACGATTCACGGTGACGCCGATACGACGGTTCCTTATGACCATGCCGTCCGGCTTCATGACGCTCTGGCGAAAGCAGGCGTGCCCAATCAGTTGTTGACTATTGCCGGCGGCAAACACGGCAATTTCACGCCGCAGGAACGCCGGAGGATCTTCGCCACGATCCGCGAGTTTCTCAGGCAAAACGACGTTCTATAG